In Drosophila simulans strain w501 chromosome X, Prin_Dsim_3.1, whole genome shotgun sequence, one DNA window encodes the following:
- the LOC6725371 gene encoding uncharacterized protein LOC6725371, with protein MDGDQIRRSSSDRDLEYSRCRRNGVHYATITDFLASLNTNDTTLGSAQGRNTLSLEEYLQIVRGGAEKQSGDGDKTIGTRKTSVQDISTQTQADSKSSSKPKLISQFTEKIWM; from the coding sequence ATGGACGGAGATCAGatccggaggagcagcagtgaTCGGGACTTGGAATACAGTCGATGTCGGCGTAATGGTGTCCATTACGCCACCATTACAGATTTTCTGGCCAGCCTCAATACCAATGATACCACCTTGGGATCGGCTCAGGGAAGGAATACATTGAGCCTAGAGGAATACCTACAAATCGTACGAGGCGGTGCCGAAAAACAGTCTGGCGATGGAGATAAAACTATCGGAACGCGAAAGACATCGGTCCAGGATATTAGCACACAAACGCAGGCAGATTCAAAAAGTTCTTCCAAACCGAAGCTAATATCTCAGTTTACCGAGAAAATATGGATGTGA
- the LOC6725372 gene encoding uncharacterized protein LOC6725372: MGRCNLIKKKQSSKMRRHTIDEENKDDYYMTPEEVRQSIERWSFLWHCSDSDSDSGSGSSLTSPLLQHDPSAYGDWHVRGEEFNIETTGKEMLMNLSKFPYPEIIKPPVLLDNKLPKTLRVNHWPYITHKIFDYVMPDIYIRSMEFMKKPVCEGAVGYDPLYYGSSILIKPLCKYSKPRNFAPTWTNTSLVSWIDGRRFAKMVKRNDSRMGNEKLLRWTKVLPSWSNKLLAGLRKDPDAKLIARWKRPRTRLFLNSESDAMDKEWDVREEETLPSDEYYADYVNDDPETQRSWNSSASDDFMPRITKSQSDLNLEYLKTRPIIRRYYSSSSLC, encoded by the coding sequence ATGGGTCggtgtaatttaataaaaaagaagcaatCTAGCAAGATGCGACGACATACAATTGATGAAGAAAATAAAGACGATTATTATATGACTCCCGAAGAGGTACGGCAATCGATTGAGCGGTGGTCATTCCTTTGGCACTGTagtgattctgattctgattccggATCGGGGAGCAGTTTAACGTCACCATTGTTGCAACATGATCCATCTGCTTATGGAGACTGGCATGTGCGGGGTGAAGAATTTAATATAGAGACTACCGGCAAGGAAATGCTGATGAATCTAAGCAAATTTCCCTATCCGGAGATAATCAAACCGCCCGTTTTGCTAGATAACAAGTTGCCCAAAACTCTGCGGGTTAATCACTGGCCCTATATTACACACAAAATCTTTGACTACGTAATGCCGGACATATATATTCGGTCCATGGAGTTCATGAAGAAACCCGTATGTGAGGGAGCCGTGGGTTATGATCCTTTGTATTATGGGTCATCAATTTTGATCAAGCCTCTGTGCAAGTACAGTAAGCCTCGCAATTTTGCACCCACATGGACCAATACTAGCTTGGTTTCCTGGATAGATGGACGTCGTTTTGCCAAGATGGTGAAACGTAATGACTCGCGGATGGGAAATGAGAAGCTACTTCGGTGGACTAAGGTTCTCCCGTCCTGGAGCAATAAACTCCTGGCTGGACTAAGAAAGGACCCGGACGCTAAGCTAATTGCAAGGTGGAAGCGTCCCAGGACAAGACTTTTTTTGAATTCAGAATCCGATGCGATGGACAAGGAATGGGATGTGCGCGAGGAGGAGACGTTGCCATCGGATGAATATTACGCAGATTATGTAAATGATGATCCCGAAACACAGCGATCATGGAACTCCTCAGCTTCTGACGATTTTATGCCTAGGATAACCAAATCCCAGTCGGATCTCAATCTCGAATATTTAAAGACAAGGCCGATAATAAGACGTTATTATAGTTCGAGCAGTCTTTGTTAG